From a region of the Dictyostelium discoideum AX4 chromosome 2 chromosome, whole genome shotgun sequence genome:
- a CDS encoding hypothetical protein (Similar to Neurospora crassa. hypothetical 79.1 kDa protein) codes for MANSISTINELIQNGRIPPHKYTFVQRGSMHQPEFQAICELYGTSFISSFKKTKKQAQAACSQLILDYYYQDSNYKSLQDKHKISQQPQHNNGFSYPKRDYNNDYLDNYSNPLIPQGDAPQPPIIKRSPQYFLKKMPTYGEPLFPSNFNSPPPPYKEQSKYLSFSNNNNNNNNNNNNNNNNNNNNNNNNNNNNNNNNNNNINNNQNNQNNNNNFPTNNNNNYNNNNYNNNNNNNNFINQQLQIKLEESKKNNFILEQRVDELTKRMETLELFYEEQIDMISKKYLLLINDLNQLKGN; via the coding sequence atggcaAATTCAATAAGTACTATTAATGAACTTATTCAAAATGGAAGGATACCACCCCATAAGTATACTTTTGTCCAAAGAGGTTCAATGCACCAACCAGAATTTCAAGCAATTTGTGAATTATATGGAACTTCATTCATATCCAGTTTTAAAAAGACAAAGAAACAAGCCCAAGCTGCTTGCTCCCAGCTAAttttagattattattaccaagattcaaattataaatcattacaagataaacataaaatttcacaacaacctcaacataATAATGGGTTTTCTTATCCAAAACGAGATTATAACAATGATTATTTGGATAATTATTCAAACCCTTTGATACCACAGGGAGATGCTCCACAACCTCCAATTATTAAACGTTCTCcgcaatattttttaaagaaaatgcCAACTTACGGTGAGCCTTTATTCccttctaattttaattcccCTCCACCTCCATATAAAGAAcaatcaaaatatttatccttcagtaataataataataataataataataataataataataataataataataataataataataataataataataataataataataataataataataataataatattaataataaccaaaataatcaaaataataacaataattttccaacaaataataataataattataataataataattataataataataataataataataattttataaaccaACAACTTCAAATTAAACTTGaagaatctaaaaaaaataattttatactCGAGCAAAGAGTTGATGAATTAACAAAGAGAATGGAGACATTGGAGCTATTTTATGAAGAACAAATAGATAtgatatcaaaaaaatatcttctactcataaatgatttaaaccaattaaaaggTAATTAG
- the masA gene encoding malate synthase codes for MLRGIEIRGKVDKNVKSILTEECLTFLGELERRFGGIRKNLLQKRLDRQIDINNGILPSFLKDSDCKRATDKNWKCSSVPLEIQDRRVEITGPTDRKMVINALNSGAKVFMADFEDANCPNWENSIHGQQNMIDANNRTISFTSAEGRKYELNKQVAVLFVRPRGWHLNEDHLAIDGLSMSGSLFDFGCYIFHNHQILKNRNSNPYFYLPKMESHLEARLWNDVFVFSQNYLGMPIGTIKATVLIETILASFEMDEILYELRDHSAGLNCGRWDYIFSFIKKFQSYPDKMLPDRAKVTMTSPFMDSYVKLLIYTCHKRGVHAMGGMAAQIPIKNNEQANNAAMEKVRLDKQREVRAGHDGTWVAHPALIPIAMEQFNTHMKSQNQISYIPSSTAPNFEEIAKSLLSVDPVKPGDITEDGFRSNIVVGILYLEAWLNGNGCVPIHNLMEDAATAEISRSQIWQWIKHKAPLPDGKSFVTLQYYNRIFKEESDKLEKAHPNSKTLTDAIQIFNNLIVSPNFIDFLTPSCYKFVVDSERKTFSPKL; via the exons atgttaagAGGTATTGAAATTAGAGGAAAAGTtgataaaaatgttaaatcaatattaacaGAAGAGTGTTTAACATTTTTAGGAGAATTAGAAAGAAGATTTGGAGGTATTAGAAAGAACTTATTACAAAAGAGATTAGATAGacaaattgatattaataatggtattttACCAAGTTTTTTAAAGGATAGCGATTGTAAGAGAGCCACAGATAAGAATTGGAAATGTTCTTCAGTACCATTAGAAATTCAAGATCGTCGTGTTGAAATTACCGGACCTACCGATAGAAAGATGGTAATCAATGCATTGAATTCAGGTGCTAAAGTATTTATGGCAGATTTCGAGGATGCAAATTGCCCAAATTGGGAAAACTCGATCCACGGTCAACAAAATATGATTGATGCAAACAATAGAACCATTTCATTCACTTCAGCAGAGGGTAGAAaatatgaattaaataaacaggTGGCAGTACTTTTCGTCAGACCAAGAGGTTGGCATTTAAATGAAGATCATTTAGCTATTGATGGTCTTTCAATGTCTGGttctttatttgattttggttgttatatttttcataatcatcaaattttaaaaaatagaaattcaaatccatatttttatttaccaaAAATGGAATCACATTTAGAAGCAAGATTATGGAAT gatgtatttgtattttcacAAAATTATTTAGGTATGCCAATTGGTACAATTAAAGCAACAGTATTAATTGAAACTATTTTAGCATCATTTGAAATGGATGAGATTTTATATGAACTTAGAGATCATTCAGCTGGTTTGAATTGTGGTAGATGGgattatatttttagttttataaaGAAATTCCAATCATATCCAGATAAGATGTTACCAGATAGAGCAAAGGTAACAATGACAAGTCCATTCATGGATTCCTATGTAAAGTTATTGATTTACACTTGTCATAAGAGGGGTGTACATGCTATGGGTGGTATGGCTGCACAGATtccaattaaaaacaatgaaCAAGCAAATAATGCAGCTATGGAAAAAGTTAGATTGGATAAACAAAGAGAGGTTAGAGCTGGTCATGACGGTACCTGGGTTGCCCATCCAGCTTTAATTCCAATTGCAATGGAACAATTTAATACTCATATGAAAtctcaaaatcaaatttcatACATTCCATCATCAACTGCTCCAAATTTTGAAGAGATTGCTAAATCATTGTTATCAGTCGACCCTGTTAAACCAGGTGATATCACTGAGGATGGCTTTAGAAGTAATATCGTTGTTGGTATTCTATATCTTGAAGCTTGGttaaatggtaatggttGTGTACCAATTCATAATCTTATGGAAGATGCTGCTACCGCTGAAATTTCAAGATCTCAAATTTGGCAATGGATTAAACATAAAGCACCATTACCTGATGGTAAATCATTCGTTACCCTTCAATATTACAATAGAATCTTTAAAGAGGAATCTGATAAATTGGAAAAAGCTCATCCAAATTCTAAAACTTTAACTGATGCCATTcaaatctttaataatttaattgtctCTCCAAATTTCATTGACTTTTTAACACCTTCTTGTTATAAATTTGTTGTCGATTCTGAAAGAAAAACTTTTTCtccaaaattataa